A section of the Paenibacillus odorifer genome encodes:
- a CDS encoding ABC transporter permease has product MSNHLSSNKIERHDDGLSWIPKKLHGWIVPLALVVIWEVAAALHLVSATTLPAPSSIITQFFSLIASGELFRHLGISAYRAGLGFLLGSATGLLLGLSTGLGKLVERTLDPSLQMLRTIPLLALIPLFILWFGVGEFSKILMISLGAFFPVYLNTFLGIRDVDIKLVEVSHIFQYTRWQLLSKMIIPAAMPNILLGIRLSLGASWLVLVVAEMMGTSAGIGYMIQDARAYSQTDIVFVGISIFAVIGKLSDSAIRLLEKRWLHWRDTFKG; this is encoded by the coding sequence ATGAGCAATCACCTATCCAGTAATAAAATAGAGCGTCACGACGATGGTTTAAGCTGGATTCCAAAAAAACTGCATGGTTGGATTGTACCTCTAGCTCTAGTGGTGATTTGGGAAGTGGCAGCTGCGCTCCATCTAGTCTCTGCGACGACATTGCCTGCTCCATCCTCCATTATTACGCAGTTCTTTTCTTTAATAGCTAGCGGTGAGTTGTTTCGACATCTGGGGATTAGCGCCTATCGGGCAGGACTTGGCTTTTTATTGGGATCTGCTACTGGACTGCTGCTTGGCTTATCTACAGGACTTGGGAAATTAGTAGAGCGTACACTGGATCCATCTTTACAGATGCTTCGAACGATTCCATTACTTGCCCTTATTCCGTTATTCATTTTGTGGTTTGGTGTGGGTGAGTTTTCTAAAATACTAATGATTTCATTAGGTGCTTTTTTCCCAGTTTATCTGAACACTTTTCTAGGAATTCGTGATGTTGATATCAAGCTTGTTGAAGTATCCCATATTTTCCAATACACAAGATGGCAGCTGCTTAGCAAAATGATTATTCCGGCTGCAATGCCTAATATTCTACTTGGTATTCGCTTATCACTTGGTGCATCGTGGCTTGTACTCGTCGTAGCGGAGATGATGGGAACAAGTGCGGGGATAGGCTATATGATTCAGGATGCCAGAGCTTATTCGCAAACAGATATAGTATTCGTTGGAATTTCAATCTTTGCAGTGATAGGAAAACTTTCGGATTCTGCAATTCGATTGCTGGAGAAAAGATGGCTGCATTGGCGTGATACATTCAAAGGTTAA
- a CDS encoding LLM class flavin-dependent oxidoreductase has translation MGTRKDQLHLGAFIYYSGHHHYGWRHPESGADKIFNYKFYRELAKTAERGKFDMMFLADLLYVMGADQAASGMLDPLTLLSALSTETEKLGLTATVSTTYNEPYNVARKFASLDHISEGRAGWNIVTSQLDVEAYNYGKPEHPEHGLRYKMAREFVEVATLLWDSWEDDSLIVNREEGQFADAKKIKEVEYKGEWYSTKGTLNVPRSPQGYPVLIQAGSSGPGQEFAASFGEVIFTAQQSLEAAKAFYESVNSKLADYGRERGSLKIMPGLSPIIGATEEEAQSKYKELQELIPPAAVVGMLSGMLRFDLSEYPVDGQLPEIPDPVEASNGMKSRVQLIMDMARKDKLSILELGRRLLGARGHMQFVGTYEQLADLMQLWFEEYGCDGFNIMPPVLPGNLDEFVDHVVPILQARGLFRTEYTGSTLREHLGLERPDIRHFQNRRVAEIGAGK, from the coding sequence ATGGGAACCAGAAAAGATCAGCTACATTTAGGTGCATTTATTTATTATTCAGGACATCATCATTATGGCTGGCGTCATCCGGAATCAGGAGCGGATAAGATCTTCAATTATAAATTTTATCGCGAATTGGCAAAAACCGCAGAGCGTGGAAAGTTCGATATGATGTTTTTGGCGGATTTGTTGTATGTGATGGGTGCGGATCAAGCTGCTTCGGGTATGCTGGACCCATTGACGCTGTTGTCAGCCCTTTCGACAGAAACAGAAAAACTCGGATTAACGGCTACCGTATCGACCACGTATAACGAACCTTATAATGTGGCTCGCAAATTTGCTTCTTTAGATCATATTAGTGAAGGCCGAGCAGGTTGGAATATTGTCACCTCCCAGCTCGATGTGGAAGCTTATAACTATGGGAAGCCGGAGCATCCAGAGCACGGACTTCGGTATAAAATGGCTCGTGAATTTGTTGAGGTGGCGACGCTTCTCTGGGACAGCTGGGAGGATGACTCTTTAATCGTTAACCGCGAAGAGGGACAATTTGCTGACGCGAAGAAGATCAAAGAAGTGGAATACAAAGGGGAGTGGTATTCTACAAAAGGAACCCTCAATGTTCCTCGCTCACCTCAAGGGTATCCTGTACTTATTCAAGCCGGATCTTCTGGTCCAGGACAAGAGTTTGCAGCTAGTTTTGGAGAGGTGATCTTTACGGCACAGCAGTCGCTTGAAGCGGCTAAGGCCTTCTATGAAAGCGTCAATTCCAAATTAGCAGATTACGGCCGTGAACGTGGCAGCTTAAAAATTATGCCGGGCTTGTCTCCGATCATTGGAGCGACCGAAGAGGAAGCCCAAAGTAAATATAAAGAACTGCAGGAGTTGATTCCTCCTGCCGCTGTTGTTGGTATGTTGTCTGGTATGTTGAGGTTTGACCTGTCTGAATACCCAGTAGATGGACAGCTGCCTGAGATTCCTGATCCAGTAGAAGCATCAAATGGAATGAAAAGCCGGGTTCAGCTGATTATGGATATGGCTCGTAAGGACAAATTATCGATATTAGAATTAGGCCGCCGTCTGCTAGGCGCACGAGGACATATGCAGTTTGTTGGAACCTATGAACAATTGGCAGATTTAATGCAATTGTGGTTCGAAGAGTACGGCTGCGATGGATTTAATATTATGCCACCAGTACTGCCGGGCAACTTGGATGAATTTGTGGATCATGTTGTGCCCATCTTGCAGGCACGCGGCTTGTTCCGTACTGAGTACACGGGGAGTACTCTTCGTGAACATTTAGGATTGGAGCGTCCGGATATCCGTCATTTCCAGAATCGTAGAGTGGCTGAAATAGGGGCTGGTAAATAA
- a CDS encoding aliphatic sulfonate ABC transporter substrate-binding protein, producing the protein MKLFRNSLLVMLVLSVFATGCASNEKSAGKNDANKYEGVTIKIGVQGSGGMFGKAREEKWYEQEFDKLGVKVEWTEFQSGPPMTEAIASNKLDIATLGNMPVIAAQAAGIPIKIISQVLEGTNNVALLVPSSSTAQKLEDLKGKKIAVTKGSNAYNFLYRGIEESGLKEADFEIIQLQPDEAQPAFETGGVDAWATWDPYITLNALTGKGKVLTDGEQLGVLSPSFVISRSAFAEKYPELVTLYLKVTNKAIAWETDNRAEATERYAAERNIPAAVIEGTFERSQMINIPISDAVVEELQKTANFQFNIKNIRKEIEVSKITDNQYIEAALKEPLK; encoded by the coding sequence ATGAAATTATTTCGTAATTCACTACTTGTTATGCTTGTTTTGTCTGTATTTGCAACGGGTTGTGCATCGAATGAAAAGAGCGCGGGAAAGAACGATGCGAACAAATATGAAGGTGTGACCATTAAAATTGGCGTGCAGGGCAGCGGGGGAATGTTTGGTAAAGCCCGTGAGGAAAAATGGTATGAGCAAGAATTTGATAAGCTGGGCGTCAAAGTAGAATGGACGGAATTTCAAAGTGGACCCCCAATGACAGAGGCGATCGCTTCTAATAAGTTGGACATAGCGACGCTTGGTAACATGCCGGTGATCGCAGCCCAAGCTGCGGGCATTCCTATTAAGATTATCTCACAAGTATTAGAAGGTACGAATAACGTTGCTCTTCTTGTACCTAGTAGTAGTACTGCTCAGAAACTGGAGGATTTGAAAGGTAAGAAGATAGCTGTTACAAAAGGCAGCAATGCTTACAACTTCCTTTATCGCGGTATTGAGGAATCAGGTCTTAAAGAAGCAGATTTTGAGATTATCCAGTTACAGCCTGATGAAGCACAACCTGCATTTGAAACCGGTGGCGTTGATGCATGGGCTACATGGGATCCATATATTACTCTAAATGCATTGACCGGTAAAGGGAAGGTTTTGACGGATGGTGAGCAATTGGGTGTCTTATCTCCTTCTTTTGTGATCTCCCGTTCAGCGTTCGCAGAGAAATATCCAGAACTAGTTACGCTTTATTTAAAAGTCACCAACAAAGCTATAGCTTGGGAGACAGATAATCGCGCTGAAGCGACTGAAAGATATGCGGCTGAGCGGAACATTCCGGCAGCGGTAATAGAAGGTACGTTTGAACGTTCCCAGATGATCAACATTCCAATTAGTGATGCTGTTGTTGAAGAATTGCAGAAGACAGCCAATTTTCAATTTAATATTAAGAACATTCGTAAAGAGATTGAAGTTTCTAAAATAACAGATAATCAATATATTGAAGCAGCACTGAAGGAACCTTTGAAGTAA
- the spo0A gene encoding sporulation transcription factor Spo0A — protein sequence MQNIEVLLADDNREFTNLLSEYISEQEDMTVTGIAYNGEEVLQMLSEARKIPDVLILDIIMPHLDGLGVLERLRDMDLNPQPKIIMLTAFGQENITQRAVQLGASYYILKPFDMEVLANRVRQLVGSQGSMSSSSNMYNYSSTSRSNVVPLSKGKNLDANITSIIHEIGVPAHIKGYQYLREAITMVYNNIEILGAITKTLYPAIAEKFKTTPSRVERAIRHAIEVAWTRGNIDSISHLFGYTINISKSKPTNSEFIAMVADKLRIEHKVS from the coding sequence GTGCAGAATATTGAAGTGTTGTTGGCCGATGATAACAGGGAATTTACGAATTTGCTTTCCGAGTACATTTCTGAGCAAGAAGATATGACCGTAACGGGTATCGCCTACAATGGTGAAGAAGTGCTTCAAATGCTTAGCGAAGCGCGTAAAATTCCCGATGTTCTTATTCTTGATATCATCATGCCGCATTTAGACGGCCTAGGTGTATTGGAACGTCTACGTGATATGGATCTGAATCCTCAACCGAAGATCATCATGCTGACTGCTTTTGGTCAGGAGAACATCACTCAAAGAGCTGTACAGCTTGGTGCATCCTATTATATTTTGAAACCGTTCGATATGGAGGTCCTGGCAAATCGTGTACGTCAGCTTGTCGGCTCTCAAGGCAGCATGAGCTCTTCCTCCAACATGTACAATTATTCGTCGACGTCCAGATCGAATGTAGTGCCGCTCTCTAAGGGCAAGAACCTCGACGCTAACATTACCTCGATCATCCATGAAATCGGTGTCCCAGCGCATATCAAGGGCTATCAGTACCTGCGTGAAGCGATCACCATGGTATATAACAATATCGAGATCCTTGGTGCGATTACGAAGACGCTCTACCCAGCAATCGCTGAGAAGTTCAAAACCACGCCTTCACGCGTAGAACGGGCGATTCGCCATGCGATTGAAGTGGCTTGGACACGTGGGAACATCGACTCCATCAGCCATTTATTCGGTTACACCATTAATATCTCCAAATCTAAGCCTACTAACTCGGAATTTATTGCCATGGTAGCAGACAAGCTGCGGATTGAACATAAGGTTAGTTGA
- the recN gene encoding DNA repair protein RecN, with protein MLETLSIRNLAVVEAVDVHFYPGFHVLTGETGAGKSIIIDALGLIVGGRGSADSIRYGCEKAEMEALFSLPSGHPVWETLERLGIEAQREEHLIIRRELTSQGKSTSRVNGQMVNLTMLREIGEQLVNIHGQHEHQNLLKAERHLGLLDTYGEPIIGPLKAVFQERYSAFAKVEKELRELQESSQKAYQMLDLYRFQLEEISSAGLKPGEDELLTEERVKLSHSEKMMDSVSGAYELLYDRQGLESIGNVISRLEDAVRYDEKGLRTVLEQLQSSYYQLEDAAFQLRDYRENIEFNPMRLEEIENRLDLITGLRRKYGESVEQILAYYEQIHRETDLLENKDEYLEKLTAKRDSLLSVLMEAATELSEARKLCAADLATQVEGELKDLQMERTSLQVKLDTLEDPRGVEYNGRRIRLTRQGIDSAEFMISPNPGEPLRPLGKIASGGELSRIMLAMKSIFARHDAIPVLIFDEVDTGVSGRAAQSIADKLFKLSSTCQVFSITHLPQVACMADHQYLIRKKVEDGRTMTEVESLTNDGRVMELARMLGGVEITEKTLHHSQEMLNLAEASKAATS; from the coding sequence GTGTTAGAAACCTTGTCTATACGCAATCTTGCCGTCGTTGAGGCGGTTGATGTGCATTTTTATCCTGGCTTCCACGTGCTTACGGGAGAGACCGGGGCAGGTAAATCCATTATTATTGATGCGCTTGGATTGATTGTTGGAGGCCGCGGTTCAGCGGATTCCATTCGTTATGGTTGTGAAAAAGCGGAGATGGAGGCGCTCTTCAGTCTTCCCAGCGGTCATCCCGTTTGGGAGACTTTGGAGCGTCTTGGCATTGAGGCCCAGCGCGAGGAGCATCTTATTATACGACGCGAGCTTACCTCTCAAGGTAAAAGTACATCACGTGTAAATGGACAGATGGTCAATCTTACCATGCTTCGCGAGATCGGCGAGCAGCTGGTTAATATACACGGCCAGCATGAGCACCAGAACTTGCTGAAGGCGGAACGGCATCTGGGACTGCTGGATACATACGGAGAACCGATTATTGGTCCGCTAAAGGCAGTTTTTCAGGAAAGGTATTCTGCCTTCGCGAAGGTGGAGAAAGAGCTGCGAGAGCTGCAGGAATCCAGCCAGAAGGCATACCAAATGCTCGACTTATATCGTTTTCAGCTTGAAGAAATTTCATCCGCCGGATTAAAACCGGGAGAAGATGAATTACTTACCGAAGAACGGGTCAAACTATCCCACAGTGAGAAAATGATGGATTCCGTATCGGGTGCATATGAGCTGCTTTACGACAGACAAGGCTTGGAATCGATCGGTAATGTCATTTCCAGACTTGAGGATGCAGTTCGTTACGATGAGAAGGGTCTGCGAACAGTGCTCGAACAGCTGCAGTCCTCATATTACCAGCTAGAGGATGCTGCTTTTCAGCTTCGTGATTACCGGGAAAATATCGAGTTCAATCCGATGCGACTTGAAGAAATCGAGAATCGTCTGGATTTGATCACTGGACTCCGACGTAAATATGGAGAGAGTGTAGAACAGATTTTGGCTTATTATGAACAAATTCACCGGGAAACTGATTTGCTTGAGAATAAAGATGAATATCTGGAGAAACTGACGGCGAAGCGCGATTCGCTGCTGTCTGTATTAATGGAAGCAGCTACGGAATTAAGTGAAGCACGCAAGCTTTGTGCTGCTGATCTGGCCACCCAAGTGGAGGGTGAGCTTAAAGACCTTCAAATGGAAAGAACCTCGTTGCAGGTCAAATTAGACACGCTGGAGGACCCCCGTGGAGTGGAATACAATGGTCGGCGTATTCGCCTCACAAGACAAGGGATAGACAGCGCAGAATTTATGATATCCCCTAACCCGGGCGAACCCCTGAGACCTCTTGGCAAAATCGCCTCTGGTGGTGAGCTGTCGCGTATTATGCTGGCAATGAAAAGTATTTTTGCGCGCCATGATGCAATTCCAGTTCTGATTTTTGACGAAGTGGATACCGGTGTCAGCGGCAGAGCCGCTCAGTCCATCGCAGATAAGCTGTTTAAGCTATCCTCTACCTGTCAGGTGTTCTCCATTACTCACTTGCCGCAGGTGGCTTGTATGGCTGACCATCAGTACTTAATCCGCAAAAAGGTTGAGGATGGAAGAACCATGACTGAAGTGGAATCCCTAACAAACGATGGACGTGTAATGGAGCTGGCCCGGATGCTGGGTGGCGTAGAAATTACCGAAAAAACATTGCATCACTCGCAGGAAATGCTTAATCTGGCCGAGGCAAGTAAGGCTGCAACAAGCTAA
- a CDS encoding ABC transporter ATP-binding protein produces the protein MSEETLVIEHLNKVFAAPAGDVIALSNIQLKVKKGELITIIGPSGCGKSTLLKIVAGLDTSYSGTVLLNGKQIDGPSIEKGFIFQEPRLFPWLTVEHNIAANLSLKNPEVRKKVNELIELVRLKGFEKSYPRELSGGMAQRVSIARALLRNPDVLLLDEPFGALDAFTRSHLQEVLLDIWQSNKTTMLFVTHDLDEAVFLGERVVIMNPRPGHIRNILPIDLPFPRKRSSTSFQELRRLVLSEFEKVEEPAIDVGAGI, from the coding sequence GTGTCGGAGGAAACACTGGTTATCGAACATTTGAATAAAGTATTCGCCGCGCCTGCAGGTGATGTTATCGCATTAAGTAATATTCAGCTGAAGGTGAAAAAAGGCGAGTTGATTACGATTATAGGTCCCAGCGGCTGCGGAAAAAGTACCTTGCTAAAAATTGTGGCAGGACTGGATACGAGCTATAGCGGCACGGTTCTACTGAATGGCAAACAGATCGACGGTCCGAGTATTGAGAAGGGATTTATATTTCAAGAACCAAGACTTTTTCCGTGGTTGACGGTGGAGCATAATATTGCAGCAAATTTATCGCTTAAAAATCCAGAGGTTCGCAAAAAAGTAAATGAATTGATTGAACTTGTACGATTAAAGGGTTTTGAGAAATCCTATCCACGTGAGCTGTCAGGCGGGATGGCCCAGCGAGTATCTATTGCTAGGGCGTTGCTCCGTAATCCGGATGTATTATTGCTCGATGAACCTTTTGGCGCACTAGACGCTTTTACTAGATCACATCTGCAAGAGGTACTTCTTGATATTTGGCAGAGTAATAAGACGACTATGTTATTTGTGACTCATGATCTGGATGAAGCTGTATTTTTGGGTGAGCGGGTAGTCATTATGAATCCTCGACCTGGACATATTCGCAATATTCTTCCCATCGATTTACCGTTTCCGCGAAAAAGATCCAGTACTTCATTCCAAGAGTTACGTCGACTGGTTCTGAGTGAGTTTGAGAAGGTTGAAGAACCGGCAATCGATGTTGGTGCTGGTATCTAG
- a CDS encoding ABC transporter permease has protein sequence MQFSAEKAVISPLIHKKNPVKKRGLSIQTTNILLGLILPIALLLIWEIAGAMGKLNPILLPRPSEIWRELVSLTASGELAKHLGISAWRALLGFLIGGGLGLAAGLWVGFSYKTERLLDPSLQMLRTLPHLAIAPLFILWFGFGETSKILLIAKGSFFPLYVNTFLGIRSVDNKLFDVGRVLQFSKWQMVSKLIIPASLPNIFLGIRLSVGIAWLGLVVAEMMGSSSGVGYLINDARSFSLTTVVFVGIIVFAVVGKLSDSLVKLLESRLLRWQDSYRGDKGS, from the coding sequence ATGCAATTCAGTGCTGAAAAAGCTGTGATCTCGCCACTAATCCATAAAAAGAATCCAGTAAAGAAGCGTGGACTTTCCATCCAAACGACGAATATATTGCTTGGACTTATCTTACCAATTGCTTTGCTCCTGATTTGGGAGATAGCCGGAGCGATGGGAAAGTTAAATCCTATATTGCTGCCAAGGCCAAGTGAAATATGGCGGGAATTGGTTAGCTTGACCGCGTCCGGTGAGCTGGCGAAACATTTAGGCATATCTGCTTGGCGGGCACTGCTTGGTTTCTTAATTGGGGGAGGGCTTGGCTTAGCGGCTGGTTTGTGGGTAGGCTTTTCATACAAAACAGAACGTTTGCTGGATCCGTCGCTGCAAATGCTGCGCACGCTGCCCCATTTAGCAATTGCTCCACTATTTATTTTGTGGTTCGGATTCGGTGAAACCTCAAAAATATTGTTGATTGCCAAAGGTTCATTTTTCCCATTATACGTGAACACATTTCTAGGAATCCGTTCGGTGGACAACAAGTTGTTTGATGTTGGGAGAGTACTGCAATTCAGTAAATGGCAGATGGTGAGTAAGTTAATTATTCCAGCCTCACTGCCCAACATCTTTTTAGGTATCCGCTTGTCTGTAGGCATAGCTTGGCTTGGACTTGTCGTAGCGGAAATGATGGGCTCTAGCTCAGGTGTTGGCTATCTAATCAATGACGCGCGATCGTTTTCTTTGACCACAGTGGTATTTGTTGGGATCATCGTGTTTGCGGTAGTAGGTAAACTGTCAGATTCATTAGTAAAGCTGTTGGAATCGAGATTGCTAAGATGGCAGGACAGTTATAGAGGAGATAAAGGATCATGA
- the spoIVB gene encoding SpoIVB peptidase produces MPGLLFAFFLSLSGITGTNLSSAAPLHGEPAKVTAQGIHSELKVIPGGQTIGVKVKSAGVLVVGHHLIEVSEKSKLSPGEVSGLVPGDLMISMNGEKLDELSKVAKLVDRAGKANNPLTIVFKRGGKEHTAKLKPAYDIHDKVWRLGLYIRDSAAGVGTLTFYAPEQGVYGALGHVITDMNTGTPIVVGSGHIVQSSVTSISKSQDGDPGEKRAHFLKESQVLGNVESNTDFGIFGKMSSNPEHSLYKEPIPVAMSDQVKEGPAEILTVVDGQQVERFKVEIIHVAHQQTPATKGMVLRITDPRLIDKTGGIVQGMSGSPIVQDGRLIGAVTHVFVNDPKSGYGCFIEWMLQDSGVTKQENRYSLNLKAV; encoded by the coding sequence ATGCCAGGCCTTTTATTTGCCTTCTTTCTTAGTTTATCGGGCATAACGGGAACAAATCTAAGTTCTGCTGCACCACTGCATGGTGAACCAGCCAAGGTGACTGCACAAGGAATTCATTCCGAGCTTAAGGTGATCCCGGGAGGTCAAACGATCGGTGTGAAAGTGAAATCAGCAGGTGTTTTGGTTGTTGGTCATCATCTGATTGAAGTATCAGAGAAATCTAAGCTTTCCCCAGGAGAGGTCAGCGGTTTAGTGCCGGGTGATCTGATGATCTCCATGAATGGTGAGAAATTGGATGAGTTGTCCAAGGTGGCCAAGCTGGTGGATCGTGCTGGTAAAGCGAATAACCCCTTGACCATTGTCTTCAAACGCGGGGGTAAAGAGCATACAGCTAAGCTAAAGCCCGCGTATGACATTCATGACAAAGTGTGGCGGTTAGGCCTGTACATTCGTGATTCAGCAGCGGGTGTCGGCACATTAACTTTTTATGCTCCCGAGCAAGGTGTATATGGAGCTTTGGGACATGTGATTACAGACATGAATACCGGTACCCCAATTGTTGTAGGCAGTGGTCATATTGTTCAGTCCAGTGTAACCTCCATATCCAAAAGCCAGGATGGCGATCCGGGCGAGAAACGAGCGCATTTTTTGAAAGAAAGCCAAGTGCTTGGAAATGTGGAGAGTAATACTGACTTCGGCATCTTCGGTAAAATGAGCTCCAATCCCGAGCACAGTCTTTACAAAGAACCGATTCCCGTGGCGATGAGTGATCAAGTCAAGGAAGGTCCTGCTGAGATCCTAACTGTAGTTGACGGACAGCAGGTGGAGCGGTTTAAGGTTGAGATCATTCATGTAGCACATCAGCAAACGCCAGCCACTAAAGGAATGGTGCTGCGAATCACCGATCCACGTCTTATCGATAAGACAGGCGGTATCGTTCAAGGCATGAGCGGAAGTCCTATCGTACAGGATGGCCGTCTCATAGGGGCGGTAACTCATGTATTTGTAAATGATCCTAAGTCCGGTTATGGGTGCTTCATCGAATGGATGCTTCAAGATTCAGGTGTGACCAAACAGGAGAATAGGTATTCATTAAATCTTAAGGCGGTTTAG
- a CDS encoding DUF488 domain-containing protein, whose product MLENTCRNLDEHQYSICLKRIYEPAAPEDGYRILVDRLWARGITKPQAALDEWMKEIAPSPELRKWFDHMPERFAAFSDRYIRELEEDPTRVRLAATIRERVLKQDVTLVYAAKDPIHNHANVLYKWLLSR is encoded by the coding sequence ATGTTGGAGAATACCTGCCGCAATTTAGATGAACATCAGTACTCTATATGTCTGAAGCGGATTTATGAGCCGGCGGCTCCGGAGGACGGATACCGGATACTGGTGGACAGGCTGTGGGCACGCGGAATTACGAAACCGCAGGCGGCATTAGACGAATGGATGAAGGAGATTGCTCCAAGCCCGGAGCTGCGCAAATGGTTTGACCACATGCCGGAGCGTTTTGCGGCATTTAGTGACCGTTATATCCGGGAACTGGAGGAAGATCCGACGCGCGTGAGACTTGCAGCGACAATCCGTGAACGGGTGCTGAAACAGGATGTTACGTTGGTATATGCCGCGAAAGACCCAATACATAATCATGCGAATGTATTATATAAATGGCTGCTTTCCAGATAA
- a CDS encoding ABC-F family ATP-binding cassette domain-containing protein — translation MIKVDNLSFAFPQKELYKNISFTLEEAQHCAFIGTSGSGKSTLIDILMDPEKYLFEGKLEMDPTCKIGYVSQFSQLDKSKETTVFEYIGEEFIKIQNEITAILTEMETSSDIDSLLEKYQLALDAFDLMDGNDFESNINKKLNLANLLKLKDARVSDLSGGEFKLIQVMKEMLTSPDLMIMDEPDVFLDFENLNALKNLINAHKGILLVVTHNRYLLNHCFNKIIHLENMEIQEFDGRYIEYNFSLLQTKIELQEIAVAEQEEIERYDNIIDNLRAIATYNSEASRGRALKARVKFQERLEARKIKAPFVDIKQPKISFGVDNEFEEDITVLNVNNYSVSFDELILENVNFEMKPTDKVALIGPNGTGKTTLLRDIFKNNHDSIKMNSDIKVAYLSQLQDEVLKDSNTILEDFIDAGFATYDEIRAHLSNYGFEGEILNQKIESLSGGEKNILQLAKVSASKANLLLLDEPTSHLDTYTQIALEKAIEDYKGAILMISHDFYSVVNGMDYVLIIDDKTIRKMSMRKFRKMIYTSHFDKDYLENEQNKKAVEMKIELALKDNNFELAKGMVDELEELIKLL, via the coding sequence ATGATAAAAGTTGATAACTTATCCTTCGCATTCCCGCAAAAAGAACTATATAAAAACATTTCATTTACGCTTGAAGAGGCACAACATTGCGCTTTTATAGGAACAAGCGGCAGTGGTAAAAGTACACTGATCGATATACTAATGGATCCAGAAAAATATTTGTTCGAAGGCAAGCTAGAGATGGACCCAACCTGCAAAATTGGGTATGTAAGTCAGTTTTCGCAACTTGACAAATCTAAAGAAACAACAGTTTTTGAATATATAGGAGAAGAATTTATTAAGATACAAAATGAAATAACAGCTATCCTCACTGAAATGGAAACATCATCAGATATTGATTCATTACTCGAAAAGTATCAATTAGCTCTAGATGCCTTTGATTTAATGGATGGAAATGATTTTGAAAGCAATATTAATAAGAAACTAAATTTAGCCAACCTCTTGAAGCTAAAAGATGCTAGGGTATCCGACCTAAGTGGTGGGGAATTCAAGCTTATTCAAGTGATGAAGGAAATGCTGACTAGTCCAGACTTAATGATTATGGATGAGCCCGATGTATTTTTAGATTTTGAAAACCTAAATGCACTTAAAAATCTTATTAATGCTCACAAAGGAATATTGCTAGTGGTTACGCATAACCGTTATCTATTGAATCATTGTTTTAACAAAATTATACACCTTGAAAACATGGAGATCCAAGAGTTCGATGGGCGATATATTGAGTATAACTTCTCATTACTTCAGACGAAAATTGAGTTACAAGAAATCGCAGTCGCTGAACAAGAAGAGATAGAGAGATACGATAACATTATTGATAATCTTAGAGCGATCGCAACCTATAATTCAGAAGCCTCTAGAGGAAGAGCGTTAAAAGCTAGGGTTAAGTTTCAAGAAAGATTGGAAGCGCGAAAAATTAAAGCGCCATTCGTTGATATTAAGCAACCAAAAATCAGTTTTGGTGTGGACAATGAATTTGAAGAAGACATCACTGTTTTAAATGTGAATAATTATAGTGTTTCTTTTGATGAGTTGATTTTAGAAAATGTTAACTTTGAGATGAAACCTACAGATAAAGTAGCCCTTATCGGTCCAAACGGTACCGGGAAAACGACTTTACTCCGAGATATCTTTAAAAATAATCATGATTCAATTAAAATGAATTCTGATATTAAAGTGGCTTATCTTTCTCAGCTTCAAGACGAAGTGCTAAAGGATTCTAATACCATACTAGAAGACTTCATCGATGCCGGGTTTGCAACTTATGACGAGATTAGAGCACATCTTTCAAACTATGGCTTTGAAGGAGAAATTCTTAATCAAAAGATAGAATCTTTATCTGGTGGCGAAAAAAATATACTGCAATTGGCAAAAGTTTCTGCTAGCAAAGCAAACTTATTGCTTCTTGATGAACCGACAAGCCATTTAGACACCTATACACAAATCGCACTGGAGAAAGCCATTGAAGACTATAAAGGTGCGATACTCATGATTTCTCATGATTTCTATTCTGTAGTAAATGGGATGGATTATGTACTAATCATTGACGATAAGACGATTAGAAAAATGAGTATGCGAAAATTCAGAAAGATGATTTATACCAGTCATTTTGATAAAGATTATTTAGAAAATGAACAAAATAAAAAAGCAGTTGAAATGAAAATAGAATTAGCTTTAAAAGACAATAATTTTGAACTTGCAAAAGGTATGGTTGATGAGCTAGAAGAGCTGATTAAGTTGCTTTAA